The Populus alba chromosome 6, ASM523922v2, whole genome shotgun sequence genomic interval GGAGCTGATGTTTTATGTACAGGCAATGTCTTGTCCAGGTTTTGTCTACCATTAAACCTGTAAATTTTGAGAACGCCATTTAACCAAATCATCCAAGAAAGTAAATGGGAATCATAAAGGAGAGGAAATACAGGCAAACAGACTAACCTTACCAGCTTCTCTTTCTTGAACTCCATGACATTAGGTAATCCTCTAACATACTATGCATCCGAGAAAGGGATACAAAAGAGGATTTTGTCTTCAAAAAGTTTCACTGAATTTTTCATTTCTGATTTGAAAGtaaatctttctttcaagaAATGGACCTTGAGTTCCAagctgaataaaataaaaggagattTTGCAGAAAGAGGAAAAGAGAGGCTTTAGGTGGTGAAAAGGCAAAGTGAGGTGTTCAATGTGGTTGACTTCCATTAAAAGCCCAACAGAAAACTAatagtgaaagaaaaaaataaacacagctCAGATATTCATTTgctttcttctttaatttattctttataatgATTATTCTCTGTCAAAAaaccaagatataatttatattattctctaacatactcGGACCAGCTTTTATATAAAAGTTAATCTTTCTCCGATAAGATCTTAAACATTATCATTCCCATTCGAATTATTGTattcatgaaaattttcattttcatattattttggatTGGAACCGTGAAGAATAACACAGAGAGTAAACCTGCAggctaaacataaaaaaattcaggtacttttatatatgttttacaaCACTAACTTGTAAGAAAGTGGACTTGAAGAGCatgccaaaaataaaaaaaaattgaaaaaacagtaCATGTATACAAGAGACCAAGAATTTTTGTTAGCAGATCTCTCGGgcaaaaaatattctattttgtgtttctttttgatGTATAGTGTTTTTACTAGTGTCATTGTTCAGATGTTGACAAGATTGaactaaaaatttaacttaCATGTTGCGGAAAAATTACTTAATATTTGCTACAAGAATTTTCAGCATGGAGAAATAAAAGTTTACATCACCTTTTTACCTTGGCAAACTTCACTTAAGCATGGTCTCACGTCTGCAACGAAACCTCTGTCTCTCATTTCTCCAACAAGTAGCAACGCCCTTGATTCATCCTTATGCTGGAGAAGTCCTCGAATAATAACATTATAAGAAATTTCATCTGGAGGGCAGCCATCCGCTTCCATATTTCGGAAAGCTTCCAATGCTTCATCGAACAATCCTTCTTTACAAAGTCCATTTATTATTGTAGTGTATAGCTGAACATGAGGCTGCAGCCCTTGGACAAAGAGTTCTGAAAACAATTTCCTTGCATCTTTATGATTCCCATATTTGCACATGGCATGAACCAGGATGGTATACATCACCAGATTAGGCTTCAAGTAAGTACTTTGCATTGCTCGAAACAGTCTGAATGCCTTACCAAGATACCCTTGTTTGCAAAAGCCATCAAGCAATATTGAGTAAGTAAATAAATCCGGGAGGTTGCCATTAGTGCACATATTCCTGAAAAGATCTTGTGCTTCCCTAAGCTTGCCTAATTGGCAAAAGCCATGAATAAGAGTGTTGTAACTAACATTGTTCGGAGTTAAGCCTTGAAgaatcatttcattaaaaagcTGCATGGCCTCGTCTATCCTTCTGGCCTTACAATATCCATTAATTAAGATgttataactaaaaatattaggttTACAACCCTTGGTTATCATGACATGAAACAGCTTTCTAGCTTCAACAACATCCGTCCACAAGGAATATCCATACATCAACGAACTGTAAGTAACAACGTTAGGCTCCACACCCATTTCAgtcattgtttttaaaacacCTAGAGCCTCTGAAACCTTGCCTTCTTTACAAAAAGTATCAACTAGCACGTTGAAGGTGACAATATCTGGCATGATATTCAAACTCGTCATTTCATTTAGCAATGCCGAAGCCTCCTTCCATCGGCTGAATTTACATAAGCCCTGGATCAAAGAGGTGTAAGTGAAAATATCTGGGTAAATGCCTTTAGCCTTCATATAAGAGAAGATATCTAAAGCCTCATTCACCAGCCTATCTCTGCAAAGACTGTCAATGAGTGTACTGTATGTCACCATGTTCGGCTGGCAGCCTGCCTCTTCCATTTTCTTAAGCAATCCAGCAGCCTCAGCAGTTTCCCCAGTCTTACATAAGCCATTGATAATCGTATTATAAGTGTAGACATCAGGTTGACACCCTCTTGCCACCATGTCATCAAATAATTCCACGGCTTGGGCAAATTCACCCACTTTACAGAGCCCATTGATTAAGGTGGTAAATGTGACAATAGTGGGTTGAAGACCAAGTTTAATGACTTTGGCCAAGACAGAGAACCCAAGATCAACACGTTGCAACTGGCAGAAGCAATTCATAAAGATACTAAGCGTATAAGTATTAGGAGAGAGCCCAACTAATTCCATTTGTTTGGAAAGAGAAATCACAACATCGTAATACTGTCCCATTTTGACAATTGCAGACAATAATTTGGCGAATTGGATAATACAAGGCAGGGGTTTCCTATGAAGCATGTGATTGAAAGAAGCAAGGGCATCATCAATGTttctaaaagaagaagaagcgtcATTTTTGTGTTGATATCTACTGCTACAGCTACTgctagaagaagaaatggagttGGAGTGGTTGATAGACAACATTGATGAAGTGGTTGGAGATAGAAGAATCATACCAATCATTTTCATTTGGCATCGCTGAAAATGGGACCCAATGAAAAAGGCTTCTGAACCTCCTCGTCTCACTGCCGCCGCCGCCATCATCGTCGACCTTCCTAGGTGTTTTTCCTTCTCCCTGTGGTCTGGTTTTTTATTGACCCAAATGACAGAGACACTTTGTAACAAATCCAGAAGATTGAAGAAAGGGATTTGTGGAAGCAgaaccctctctctctctctctctgacaaGGAATGCAGAAGTTTGGGGAAGTAAATTAGTTGGGAATGAACGGATTAGAAAGCAAATCATacacattcaaaaaaaaaaaaattcaacccgtatgaaataaaaaaaataataatcagaaTTAATCCAGTTTAATGCGGTTAAACTAGCTATTTGACttagataaatttataaaaactaaatttaaaaaataagcatgattttttaataaatataatattttgaagtggagaaaaaaaaataaaaaaatagaaaacataattcctaaaattaaaaaaaaaaactaaaaaaaaatattaaattgctataaagtgaaattgaaaaaaaaaaaacaaatcaactagaaaaactaacaaaaaaaaaatcttgtcaccatatattaacttgttaaacttagTTTCTAAATCATGAAATCagttaaaattcataaaaaataaataaaaaaaatattataaattttactttcaataaatctaatattaaaatgtaaaaattaaaaaaattaaattcatgataTTGATATatgactcaattaaaaaaattaaaaaaattgtaaataattgaaatatgaaattaaataagggttttaaaaaaaactcatgaaacACCATtcagataaatattattttgagtatGGTTACAGTGATTCAGCTgcatcatttaaatatttttttgttaattttaatataaataatatgacaattcttaaattattaattaataataaatatacaaaattaaatatttatagaaaattaaaaatattaatgatttcaCTATACATAACATTTTCCATCTCAGTgcttatatgttttattttgcttGGAAACtttattgaatggtgaaaaagaagaaaagaaaacgaaaaaaaagaaagtgattcatcaaacttttttttaattaaaaaatcatcgaTTTAACCACGAGGCAAGCATTATAGGTTGAAATAATTCACcttcttttatccttttaattgttttctaatttaatcagtaatttttttttaattcatcttttaatactttataatttatttttatttattttatgtataattattatgatataaaaacaattcaacattaaaatgatttttaaatttaatcaaaatatagtttgatttttaaaaaattcaaaataaatttttattaataataaaataataaatgaactcAGGCTTTACgaattatttcatcattcatagAACCTAGATCATGAACTTTTCATTGTGTTTATtctttgtaaaacaaaaaattactttttatttagtaatataataacaaaaatcaacatttgtttttgaaaaattatatttgagtaGACATGACatgtatttgtttaaaaatatatttggaacaatttaatgttttttccaaatttgattcagcatattaaaattatcttaaaatataaaaaaagactaatttaataatattacaattTAAAGCGCTTTACGAAATACAGCCTCACTAGTCGCAACTGCATCAAGGCCATTCATCCTCTTGAATAAGATTATCTTGCTGAAATTTATCACGGAGCTCAGAGCCATTTCAGCAAGAAAATCCAAGGCAATAATGTGTTAATCTCACCTGATTGACTGTGACAAAACTCTAATCAAGACTGCCTACATGTGATAAATCACAAGCAACCCGCACCTCTTACATCCACTTGGCTTCCAGCAACCTAAAAAGTGATGGAGTCATCCATGGGTGCTTATAGCACTAGTAATGGCGTGGaggattttaattaatatccctTCAGGATTGGATCGTTTGCCTTCCATATTAGCTTTCTCCCATTGGTAGTTGGCTGTTGGGTGAGAACAGGGGTCGAGCTAGTCATCATCTGGTTCTGTAGAGAAGTCTGGCTCTTCAGGTTTTTGCAACTTGAGCATTTCAACGTTCTTGACTTTCTGTGCCCCTCTCCTTGTGTTCGCAGCAAATCTTGAAGCTGATTTGCTTGAGAATTTGAAGGTGCTGTTTTGTAACACACCAAGGTGCTGTTTTGCTTGAGAATTTGAAGGTGCAAAACTTGGTTCATCCTCCTCTAGTGTTGTTTCATCACAAACTGTTTGCTCATCAACAGAAACTGAGAAGGACTCTGACATGCTCAGGCTCTTTGCCATCACCCTCTTCTTGTGTTGACGCCAAGCAGCCTGAATAAAGCAGGCAGCCCATGTTCTCCAATGGTAA includes:
- the LOC140954142 gene encoding uncharacterized protein, with translation MMAAAAVRRGGSEAFFIGSHFQRCQMKMIGMILLSPTTSSMLSINHSNSISSSSSSCSSRYQHKNDASSSFRNIDDALASFNHMLHRKPLPCIIQFAKLLSAIVKMGQYYDVVISLSKQMELVGLSPNTYTLSIFMNCFCQLQRVDLGFSVLAKVIKLGLQPTIVTFTTLINGLCKVGEFAQAVELFDDMVARGCQPDVYTYNTIINGLCKTGETAEAAGLLKKMEEAGCQPNMVTYSTLIDSLCRDRLVNEALDIFSYMKAKGIYPDIFTYTSLIQGLCKFSRWKEASALLNEMTSLNIMPDIVTFNVLVDTFCKEGKVSEALGVLKTMTEMGVEPNVVTYSSLMYGYSLWTDVVEARKLFHVMITKGCKPNIFSYNILINGYCKARRIDEAMQLFNEMILQGLTPNNVSYNTLIHGFCQLGKLREAQDLFRNMCTNGNLPDLFTYSILLDGFCKQGYLGKAFRLFRAMQSTYLKPNLVMYTILVHAMCKYGNHKDARKLFSELFVQGLQPHVQLYTTIINGLCKEGLFDEALEAFRNMEADGCPPDEISYNVIIRGLLQHKDESRALLLVGEMRDRGFVADVRPCLSEVCQAWNSRSIS